CAACCTGTCCGACACAGTCATTACTCAGACATTGCCGATTTCAAACGGCAAAGGCATCGCCCTATCCGGCAACAACATCATCGGAAATGCGGCGGTTTCTGACCCATCCGCCGTTGATCATCCGGAAAAAGTTACCTCCATTACCCGTCAGGAACTCAGCAATATTCCCGATCAAAATTATTATTACGCCAACGAAACCGCCGGCTTCAAATCCGTCAACGTGACCTATATTACAGGCACGGCAGGCAGCGACAGCATCAAAGGCACAGACGGCATAGACCATATTGACGGCAAAAGCGGCGATGACAGCATTTATGCCGGCAACGGCAACGATACCGTATTCGTCAGCGGTGGAACCAACTTCATCAGTGGCGGCGATGGCAACGATATCGTCCGAGGCGGCGACGGCAGAGATACCGTCAATGGAGACTCGGGAAACGATGTGATTTTCGGCAACGGCGGAGACGACCATCTCAATGGCGGGGCGGGCAATGATACGTTGTTCGGCGGCGAAAACAACGATGTCTTTTATGGCGAGTCGGGCAAAGACGTGCTGTATGGCGGCTCCGGCGACGACTTACTGTTTGGCGGTTTAGACGACGATATCCTGTATGGCGGCGCAGGGAATGATACCTATGTCTTCTGCTTCGGAGAGGGACACGACACCATTTCCGACAATCACGGCAACAACGCCCTCCAATTCGGACAAGGCATCGCCGTCAAAGATTTGCATATCCATGCAAGCACCGACGCAAGCGGGGCAATCGATTGGGAAATCACCATTGCTAACTCAGGCGGCAAAATCACCATCGACAACCAATATCTCAAAGGCAGCAACACTGCTTCTGTCGGAGAATTCCGATTGGACGAAGGGACATTTACCGTAGAAACCCTGCTGGACAAACTGTCGGCAAGCGGTCAAACTGGCGGGTTTGAAACGGTCAACAGCGGAGTCGGCAGCTTTAGTTACAGTTCCGATACGGCAAACGTACAGCACTACGATGCCGTAACGCAGCCGGCAATTTTATAGCGGCCTGATGAAAATTCAGAACCGGCGTGGTTTGGTTCTGACTTCCACGCCAACCCCGCAGGATATTAGGCTGCTGTAACTGTATGGAGAAGTCAGGCTGAAATGTTCACGCTGTCCGCACAAACAAGAGGTCGTCTGAACCGGCTTTCAGACGACCTCTCTCAATTTTTGGCACAAAATATCTTTTTTTACACATTTTAATTTAAATCATTTCTCAAATCATAGCCATTTAAAAAATTCACGCCAAAAGCTTATCGTTCTACGCACCATCCATGCGTTATTTTCCACCGCGTCCGCCATCCAGTATTATCCCCGACTACGCTTTGTTACAATTCAGCCAATTTTATTTCTCAACATATCCCGCTATGAGTCATTCATCCTCTTGGTCTTCCAAAATCGGTTTCGTCCTTGCCGCGGCAGGCTCTGCCATCGGTTTGGGTGCGATTTGGAAATTCCCTTATACCGCCGGTACGAACGGCGGGGCAATTTTTGTCCTTCTGTTTGTCATCTTCACGATTATCGTGGCGTTGCCGGTACAGCTTGCCGAGTTTTATATCGGGCGCACAGGCGGTAAAAACGCCATCGATTCGTTCAAAACCCTGCGTCCCGGTTCACTTTGGCCTTGGGTCGGCAGGATCGGTGTGGCGGCGTGCTTCATTTTATTGTCGTTTTACAGCGTAGTCGGCGGCTGGGTTTTGAATTATGTCGTACACAGCTTCACCGGCGAAATTGCCCCGAATGTTGATTTTGGCGCCCTATTCGAAAAAACAATTTCCAACCCGACAAGTTCGATTCTTTATCAAGGGCTGTTCATGCTGATTACCATTTGGGTGGTCAAAGGCGGAATCTCTGACGGCATTGAAAAAGCAAACCGCTATCTGATGCCTGCATTGTTTATTTTGTTTATCGTTTTGGCCATCCGCTCGCTGACCTTGCCCGGCGCGATGGAAGGCGTCAGTTTTTTATTGAAACCGGATTGGTCGAAAATCAAATCGGAAACGATGCTGACCGCGCTGGGTCAGGCTTTCTTTGCGCTGAGTATCGGCGTATCGGCAATGATCACCTACGCCTCGTATTTGGGTAAAGATCAGGATATGTTCCGCTCGGGCAATATCATTATGTGGATGAACCTGCTGGTATCGCTGCTGGCAGGCCTGGTCATCTTTCCGGCGGTATTCGCATTGGGCGCCACGCCCAGCCAAGGTCCCGGCCTGATTTTCGTGGTCTTGCCTGCCGTATTCATGAAAATTCCGTCCGGCAACTATCTGTTTGCCGTGTTCATGATGTTGGTTGTCTTTGCCACGCTGACTTCAGCGTTTTCTATGCTGGAAACCGTCATTGCGGCAACCATCCGCCAAGATGAACGCAAACGCAGCCGTCACACTTGGGCCATCGGCATTGCCATCTTTATCGTCGGCATCCCTTCTGCCCTATCCTTCGGCGTATGGAGCGATGTGCTTATTTTCAATAAATCTATTTTTGATTTATGGGACTACATTATTACTGCCATCATTATGCCGCTATGCGCATTAAGCATCTCCATCTTTACCGGCTGGATTCAAGACAGGCAGTCCGTTTTGACCCATGCCGGCATGGGCAGTACCGTACCGAAAACGCTTCTATATCTGTGGCTGGGCGCGTTGCGCTACATCGCTCCGATTGCCATTATCGTGGTCTTCATCAATTCTCTTCAAATCATTTGATTTGCCACTATTTTCGACAAATAAAAAAGGACGGAAGCAAACCCGTCCTTTTTATATTTCATCACCTTATCCCTCATCCTCAAACAAAAACCCGCTTTGCGCCTCCACACCGACTTCTGGCGCTGCCATGGCATCGAGCTGGCGGTTGCGGATTTTGGTTTTCCTCATACTGAGAAGACGCATGACCTGATGCTTTTGATCATCGGTCATTTTTTGCCAATAAAGCCTTTCTTCACGGCTGCGCAGACAGCCTTTGCAATAGCCTTTGGCATTGGCTTCACAGACGCCGATACAGGGGCTGGGGATGGGAAAAAAATCAGGTTGTTCCATATTTTAAAAACGTTTGTGAAAAGAGGTCGGAGCGAACCAAAAATCCGACTGCGTCCGTTTCCGTCCAAACACGACATATATCTCGTAGGGTTTCTATATAAGACGTAAGACAATAAACAGCAGAACGCGTAAGAATTTTACTATAGCCCGTTTTAAGAACAAATCAATTTGATTTTCAGACGACCTATGCCCTACCCCAACCGTCTGGATTTTATGACTCAAGCAGTTTACGCAAAGACTGATTGTTGTATTTGATATCGGCAATCATTCGGTCGTATTGGTGCATTCTACGGAGCGATCGGGTTATCAGATAGACCGAGAAAACAATCAAGCTGATGTTCATCAGGCTGACCAACGCGAGCAAGGGCCAGACATCGACAACCTCATACCATTTCGATGTCGCAATCAGCGCGCTGAAAATAGACAACGGCAGCGCAAAAACAGCAATACCCGTGCGCATGACAGCGAGTGCCGTGCGTTTTTCAGCAAGGAGAAGCTGCACTTGATTGATGCTGAGGATATCGTTTTGCTGTTCGGTAATCATATGGGCGTATCTGGAACAAATTGACTTTGAATCACGGCAAACCGGCAAATATAGTGGATTAACTTTAAACCAGTACGGCGTTGCCTCGCCTTAGCTCAAAGAGAACGATTCTTTAAGGTGCTGAAGCACCAAGTGAATCGGTTCCGTACTATCTGTACTGTCTGCGGCTTCGTCGCCTTGTCCTGATTTAAATTTAATCCACTATATGATTTGATGTTACCCGAAAGTCTTGAAAATAAAAACAAAGGTCGTCTGAAAATTTTCAGACGACCTTTGCTATTCCTCTTTACACCGTTTGCGAATATTGGGCTTTGGTTTCCCTATGGCGCAGGTGGTAGTCGAACACCATGGCGATATTGCGTATCAGGAAGCGGCCTTTGGGGGTAACGGTCAGTCCGTGCGGTTTCAGGCGGACGAGTCCGAGGGAGGCGAGTTGTTCCAAGTCGGCAAGTTCGTCTTTGAAATAGCGGTCGAACGGGATACCGAACACGCTTTCGTAGATTCGGTAATCCAAGGCGAAGCGGCACATCAAATCTTGGATGATATTGCGGCGCAAAAGGTCGTCCTGATTGAGCTGGTAGCCGCGCATGATGGGCAGGTGTCGGGCATCGAGGGCAGCATAGTAGGCATCGATGTCGCGTTCGTTTTGGGAGTAGGTGCTGCCGATCTTGCCGATGGAGGATACGCCGATGGCAACTAAATCGCAGTCCGCGTAGGTCGAGTAGCCTTGGAAGTTGCGCTGGAGGAAGCCTTCTTTGAGGGCGATGGAAAGTTCGTCATCGGGTTTGGCGAAGTGGTCCATACCGATGAAGACGTAGCCGCGTTCTGTCAGGGTTTGAACGCAGTATTGCAGCATATCGAGTTTTTCTTCGCTGCCGGGAACGGCTTCGGTATCGATGCGGCGTTGCGGCTTGAAGATATGCGGCAGATGGGCGTAGTGATAAAGGGCGAGACGGTCGGGATCGAGCGACAATACAGTATCAATGGTGGTTTTGATGCTTTCGGCGGTTTGGTGCGGCAGACCGTAAATCAAATCGACACTGACGGATTTGAACCCAGCTTCACGGGCGGCATCGATGACTTCTTTGGTTTCGTCGTAGCTTTGGATGCGGTTGACTGCTGCCTGCACTTTGGGGTCAAAGTCCTGAATACCGACGCTCATGCGGTTGAAACCGAGCTTGCCGAGCATGAGGACGGTTTCGCGGCTGACTTTGCGCGGGTCGATTTCGATGGAGTATTCGCCGCCGGGGATAAGTTGGAAATGTTTGCGTATCATGCGGAATACGCGTTCGATTTGGTCGTCGCTCAAGAAAGTCGGCGTACCGCCGCCGAAGTGCAGTTGCGCGAGCTGATGCCGTCCGCCCAGATGCGGGGCGAGCAGCTCCATTTCTTTTTCAAGGTATTCGATGTAGGCATCGGCGCGGCTTTTGTCTTTGGTGATGATTTTATTGCAGCCGCAGTAGTAACAAATGGTGTTGCAGAAGGGGATGTGGATATAAAGCGAAAGGGGCTTGTTCAAAGCCCCCATACCGCGCTGATTCAAGGCATTGATATATTCGGCTTCGCGAAATCCGTCATGAAAACGGTCGGCTGTGGGGTAGGAAGTGTAGCGCGGACCACTGGAAGGAAGGCTGGCGATGAGTTCGCGATCGAACTCAGGCTTGTCATTGTTTCTATTGTGATTATTTTGTATCGGTATTACTTTCATGGCGTGTGCGTGATTAGAGTAATGATGTTAGGCAATTTTCGGATAGTTTGGTAGAATGCCACAGTATGATAAACCTGTCTTGATATGTGTCAATAACTTACGTAATCATGACAGGATAAAAACCTTAATTTTAAGGGTGTTTTATGACCACACACAATGCTATGCATCAGATGAAAACCCTGTGTTCTTCCTGTTCGCTGCGTGAACTCTGCCTGCCTGTCGGGCTTTTGCCCAATGAGTTTGCACAATTGGACGCGGTCATCCGACAGAGCCGCCGCTTGAAGAAGGGTGAATATCTGTTCCGCACCGGTGAGCCTTTCGCGTCGCTGTTTGCCATCCGTGCCGGTTTTTTCAAAACCACGGTTGCCAGTCAGGACGGTCGCGATCAGGTTACCGGCTTTTTTATGTCCGGCGAACTCATCGGTATGGACGGCATTTGTTCCCATGTCCACAGCTGCGACGCGGTGGCTTTGGAAGACAGCGAAGTGTGTGAGCTGCCCTTCACCCACATCGAAGAGCTGGGACACAACATCCCCAGCCTGAGAAGCCATTTTTTCAGATTGATGAGCCGCGAAATCGTGCGCGACCAAGGCGTGATGCTGCTTTTGGGCAATATGCGCGCCGAAGAACGTCTGGCAGCGTTTTTGCTTAACCTGTCCCAACGCCTTTACTCGCGCGGATTTGCCGCCAACGATTTCATCCTGCGGATGTCGCGCGAAGAAATCGGCAGCTATCTGGGACTGAAACTCGAAACCGTCAGCCGCACGCTGTCCAAGTTCCACCACGAAGGCTTGATTTCGGTCGAACACAAACACATCAAAATCCTCGACTCGCAAGCCCTCAAAAAAATGGTGTCCGGCTGTTCGCACGCCATCTGATGGATACCGAGACCATTTTCAAACAAAACCCAAGGTCGTCTGAAAAATTTTCAGACGACCTTCTTCATAAAATCCAATTATGAAACACAAGAAAAAACTCATTGCCTTGACCGCTGTCTGCGCCCTGCTCGCCTACTGGCTCTATCCCGACCAACATCCCGTTTACCCCGCAAGCGACCATTACGACCCGAAAACGCAAACCTTCTTCAACCCCGAACCGCAGCAGAAACCGACCGGCCTGACCGGCGCATTTTGGAAAATCCTGACCGACCCGCAGGCAACGCGCCCGCCCAAACCTCTGCCTACCGTCAAGCCCGATTGGCAAACCTTCCTTACCGCACCCGAAGGAAAAAGCCGCTTCGTCTGGTTCGGACATTCCACCCTATTGATGCGGATCGGCGGACAAACCGTCATTACCGATCCCGTTTTCGGCAATTCCGTCTCCCCCATCCCCATCACCATGAAACGCTTCCAGCCTGCCCCCGCAGAAATCGACGAACTGCCGCCCGTCGATGTCATCTTGATTTCACACAGCCACTACGACCACCTCGAAAAAGACAGCGTGCAGGCACTCAATTCAAAAGGCAACAGCCATTTCATCGTCTCACTCGGTATGGGCGTACTGCTGAAAAAATGGGGCGTGCCGCAAGAGCGCATTACCGAACTCGATTGGTGGCAAAGCACCGAACGCAACGGCATCCGCTACACCGCACTACCTGCCCGCCACGATTCATCCCGAACCCTGACCGACCACAACCAAGCCCTGTGGTCCAGCTTTGCCATCGAACACGGCAGCGAAAAATTCTATTTTCACGGCGACTCGGCACAAGGCAGCCATTTCGACAAAATCGCCGAAAAATTCAACGGGTTCGATATCGCGTTCATCGAAAACGGGCAATACAGCGAACATTGGCCCAACAACCACCTCTTCCCCGAACAAACCGCCCGCTATGCCGCGCAGCTTGCCCCAAAACGCTTCATGCCTATCCACTGGGGCGCCTACGCCATGGCATTGCACGCTTGGAACGAACCCCTGCTCCAAAGCATCCCGCTGGCACGCAGCTTGGGCGTGAATCCGCTGACCCCGCTGATGGGGCAAGTCTTCGATGCCGATACCGCCACGCAAGACTGGTTTGCCGAACCTTTACAATAAAGCTGCCAAGGGGTCGTCTGAAAACAAATACAGCAAGGTCCATCAAGTCATAAATATAGTGGATTAACTTTAAACCAGTACGGCGTTTCCTCGCCTTGTCCTGATTTAAATTTAATCCACTATACCGACGAAGCGGAAGCTGTTTTCAGACGACCTTTTTTGAATTTACCTGTTGCAGCATTTCCAACACTTCTCTCCTTCTCCCGTTTATCCGTTTTGCAATATTCTGATAATAAAAAACTAATTTCCCCTCAGCCGAAAACCTTATTTTGCAACGCGCGGTTCGCGTATAAATCACTTGACCGATTACATCGTATTACGTAAAGTATGCGGCATTCTTTTGAATTGGTATTACCAATTTATTTGATAATTACTCTCAGATTAAGGTTCGGTATCTCTCCCTCATCCGACATCATGATAAAAATTGATAAACAACGCCGATTTAAGGATTCACCATGGCACTATTCCTCAGCATTTTTCCCATCATCCTGCTGATTTGGCTGATGGTTAAGAAAAACAGTATGCCTTCCTACATCGCGCTGCCGATTACCGCCGCGCTGATTTAC
The DNA window shown above is from Neisseria sicca and carries:
- a CDS encoding sodium-dependent transporter, which translates into the protein MSHSSSWSSKIGFVLAAAGSAIGLGAIWKFPYTAGTNGGAIFVLLFVIFTIIVALPVQLAEFYIGRTGGKNAIDSFKTLRPGSLWPWVGRIGVAACFILLSFYSVVGGWVLNYVVHSFTGEIAPNVDFGALFEKTISNPTSSILYQGLFMLITIWVVKGGISDGIEKANRYLMPALFILFIVLAIRSLTLPGAMEGVSFLLKPDWSKIKSETMLTALGQAFFALSIGVSAMITYASYLGKDQDMFRSGNIIMWMNLLVSLLAGLVIFPAVFALGATPSQGPGLIFVVLPAVFMKIPSGNYLFAVFMMLVVFATLTSAFSMLETVIAATIRQDERKRSRHTWAIGIAIFIVGIPSALSFGVWSDVLIFNKSIFDLWDYIITAIIMPLCALSISIFTGWIQDRQSVLTHAGMGSTVPKTLLYLWLGALRYIAPIAIIVVFINSLQII
- a CDS encoding DUF1289 domain-containing protein produces the protein MEQPDFFPIPSPCIGVCEANAKGYCKGCLRSREERLYWQKMTDDQKHQVMRLLSMRKTKIRNRQLDAMAAPEVGVEAQSGFLFEDEG
- the hemN gene encoding oxygen-independent coproporphyrinogen III oxidase, yielding MKVIPIQNNHNRNNDKPEFDRELIASLPSSGPRYTSYPTADRFHDGFREAEYINALNQRGMGALNKPLSLYIHIPFCNTICYYCGCNKIITKDKSRADAYIEYLEKEMELLAPHLGGRHQLAQLHFGGGTPTFLSDDQIERVFRMIRKHFQLIPGGEYSIEIDPRKVSRETVLMLGKLGFNRMSVGIQDFDPKVQAAVNRIQSYDETKEVIDAAREAGFKSVSVDLIYGLPHQTAESIKTTIDTVLSLDPDRLALYHYAHLPHIFKPQRRIDTEAVPGSEEKLDMLQYCVQTLTERGYVFIGMDHFAKPDDELSIALKEGFLQRNFQGYSTYADCDLVAIGVSSIGKIGSTYSQNERDIDAYYAALDARHLPIMRGYQLNQDDLLRRNIIQDLMCRFALDYRIYESVFGIPFDRYFKDELADLEQLASLGLVRLKPHGLTVTPKGRFLIRNIAMVFDYHLRHRETKAQYSQTV
- the fnr gene encoding fumarate/nitrate reduction transcriptional regulator Fnr, which gives rise to MTTHNAMHQMKTLCSSCSLRELCLPVGLLPNEFAQLDAVIRQSRRLKKGEYLFRTGEPFASLFAIRAGFFKTTVASQDGRDQVTGFFMSGELIGMDGICSHVHSCDAVALEDSEVCELPFTHIEELGHNIPSLRSHFFRLMSREIVRDQGVMLLLGNMRAEERLAAFLLNLSQRLYSRGFAANDFILRMSREEIGSYLGLKLETVSRTLSKFHHEGLISVEHKHIKILDSQALKKMVSGCSHAI
- a CDS encoding MBL fold metallo-hydrolase, which produces MKHKKKLIALTAVCALLAYWLYPDQHPVYPASDHYDPKTQTFFNPEPQQKPTGLTGAFWKILTDPQATRPPKPLPTVKPDWQTFLTAPEGKSRFVWFGHSTLLMRIGGQTVITDPVFGNSVSPIPITMKRFQPAPAEIDELPPVDVILISHSHYDHLEKDSVQALNSKGNSHFIVSLGMGVLLKKWGVPQERITELDWWQSTERNGIRYTALPARHDSSRTLTDHNQALWSSFAIEHGSEKFYFHGDSAQGSHFDKIAEKFNGFDIAFIENGQYSEHWPNNHLFPEQTARYAAQLAPKRFMPIHWGAYAMALHAWNEPLLQSIPLARSLGVNPLTPLMGQVFDADTATQDWFAEPLQ